The Thermotoga maritima MSB8 region ATGATGAGAAAAGACGGGATTATCGCCGAGAACGTCGTGTAGAGCATTCTTTTTCCTCCTTCAGATCAGAACGATCTGCCCTGTATCTGCTGAAAGTCTTGCTTTTAATGCGATCTCGGTGGTGAGAATGGAGTCTTCCGGTGTTACCATACACTTTCCTTGACCACGAATTTCCCTCAAGAAATCTTCGAAAATCTGCCCTTTTTCAACGAGTGGTACTTCTCTGTGTCCTTTCTCGTCAGTGAGAAACACTCTTTCATTAATGACCTCTACGATTCCTCTGGTTCCCACTATTCTCATTCTGTCGTCGTCGTGGGTAGGGGCACCCTGGGGTCTGAGATAATCTATGGAAAGAGAGGCGAAAACCTCGTTTTCCAATGTGAAGTGGCAGAGTGCTGTCGTTTCGAGTTCTCCATGGCCTGAATTGTGAAGACGTGAGTGAGTAGCATAAACGGAGAGAAATTTTTTTCCGGTGATCCAGTGGATCCAGTCAATCGCGTGTATTCCAACCCAGGGAATGGTCCCTCCGTATGTTTCCCTCTTTTTGTAAAAATCTGGTCTTTGTCCGAGTTTGTATGACTTCTGTGTGTTCACAAGTCTGATTTCACCCACAGCACCTTCACTGACAAGTTTTTTGGCGGTGAGAAAATGTGGCCGGTATCTAATACCAAACATGGCTGTGAAGAAAACCTCGTTCCTCACCTTCTGATAGACAGACCTGATCTTTTCCAGATCTTCAAAGGTGGTAGCTATAGGTTTCTCTACGAAGGCGTGGATTTTCCTCTCTAAAGCTTCTAGCAGGATCTTTCCGTTCAGAGAAAAAACGGTATTTATAACCAGAATATCGGGTTTTTCTTTTTCTAACATTTCCCACCAGTTGTTGTATTTCTTCGGTTTTATGTTCATTTCAGATATAGCTTTTTCCAGCTTTGACAAATCTTCTTCTGGTACCCCTGGTGCGATCCCGGTAATGGA contains the following coding sequences:
- a CDS encoding Gfo/Idh/MocA family protein codes for the protein MLKICVIGSSGHFRYALEGLDEECSITGIAPGVPEEDLSKLEKAISEMNIKPKKYNNWWEMLEKEKPDILVINTVFSLNGKILLEALERKIHAFVEKPIATTFEDLEKIRSVYQKVRNEVFFTAMFGIRYRPHFLTAKKLVSEGAVGEIRLVNTQKSYKLGQRPDFYKKRETYGGTIPWVGIHAIDWIHWITGKKFLSVYATHSRLHNSGHGELETTALCHFTLENEVFASLSIDYLRPQGAPTHDDDRMRIVGTRGIVEVINERVFLTDEKGHREVPLVEKGQIFEDFLREIRGQGKCMVTPEDSILTTEIALKARLSADTGQIVLI